The Elusimicrobiaceae bacterium genome segment GGTAGAATATACGGCCCTATCTGTCGATGGGGTTTTCTTTTTGCCTCTCTGTGGGGAGTAAATAAATACAACCTATACGGAGAGGTATTTTTATGAGAAAACTAATAAAGAAATATTTGGAAGCGCAACAGACGTGGACCAAAGACACAACGAAAGATGAAATAAAAAAAGTAAACAAGGTGCTAGAAGAGTTCTCAAAAGCGGACTGGGAAGAGTTGCTACATTATACTTACCGCCCGAGTGCCAAATGCAAATATAAAGTGCGGACATTCCAATCATTCCCCGAAGAGGATAAAAGCGAGTTAGTAAAACAGTATTTAGACTTACAAACTCAATGGAGTGCGGCGGCTTGCAGGGGAGATATGGAAGAATACGAACGCTTGGGAAAAAAAGGCCATGCGGTACGAGATAAATTTATGCCTATGGACTGGGCATATGTATTAATTCATACCCCCAACGTTCATGCTAAAATTTATTATCACAAAAGGTTGCTAGAAGCCTGCAAGAAATAAACCACACCGTCTCTTAAACGAGGCGGTCTTTTTATACCCATATATGATGTGGTACAATAAAGGCTACCAAAATAATGCCAAGGAGACGGAGTATGAAAAGATTTTCATTCCTTGTTCTTGCACTTTTACTTTGTATAGAAGCCGGATTTGCGAAAGAAGGGACGGCCATAATAACTGACGGAAAACAAATGGTTGAAGTGAAGTTGGGCCCGAAGCAAGATAGTGATATAGATCTTACTTTTGCTTATGCCGCACGTGATGGACAGTTTAATAAAGTTAAAAGATTAATAAAAGAGGGTGTGAAAGCTAGCAATAAAAGTTTTCGGTATGCTGTCTATAATTACCACTTTGATATCGCAGATTATTTATTAGAACAGGGGGTAGATATTAACGGAAGAGATTTCACTGATCAAACAACGCTAGAAGCTATGATACGTGATAATAAGGATTCCGGAACACAAGTGGATGAAAGAGTAAAGTATCTCGTAGAAAAGGGAGCGGATCT includes the following:
- a CDS encoding ankyrin repeat domain-containing protein, whose product is MKRFSFLVLALLLCIEAGFAKEGTAIITDGKQMVEVKLGPKQDSDIDLTFAYAARDGQFNKVKRLIKEGVKASNKSFRYAVYNYHFDIADYLLEQGVDINGRDFTDQTTLEAMIRDNKDSGTQVDERVKYLVEKGADLNTLDGNLKTPLMHAFYIPANYDANYAANVEYLIEHKANIHLVDSYGHTALYYAVSVDRTKNTNYYANAIEKMKKAGLSLTEEELTEIEQSAKEFQEEQKRDEQRRVQREAQEEFKRKYCKFLFCLF